The following proteins come from a genomic window of Solwaraspora sp. WMMA2065:
- a CDS encoding transposase — MSLDPTGNGRRRWTIPHRPRHYRRLGIRRGDGRGERQYMGCAGRVFNGINTVHLAYVRERTGHALIAARQWIPTEQITDPATAARTGLTPGLEFRTKGQLAIDLCTHAYADELTFDVICGDEVYGNCTEPRGFLESRGQAYVLRVASTFMIQMPSGDRLTSAQAVTELAAGSGRGWHVRSADAGSKGHRWYAWAWIATASPRHHLLVRRHLATGELAMHYCHVPESSRRSCRGWSAPPACGGRSRNASSWARTTSAWTSARPAPSTTHNHPTTPSTGSPGDDATRPAPAGTTNSPASTANTPWSTSNWRAAVVAPDAFAGRHRARGRWSLPAAYRDQQRRRRTCRPRLRPHTGGCGTHR, encoded by the coding sequence ATGAGCCTGGACCCGACCGGCAACGGCCGCCGCAGGTGGACCATCCCGCACCGACCACGGCATTACCGTCGACTCGGCATAAGGCGTGGCGACGGTCGGGGTGAACGGCAGTACATGGGCTGCGCCGGTCGGGTCTTCAACGGCATCAACACAGTGCACCTGGCCTATGTGCGGGAACGGACCGGCCACGCCCTGATCGCCGCGCGGCAGTGGATCCCCACCGAGCAGATCACCGACCCGGCCACCGCCGCGCGGACGGGGCTGACCCCAGGGCTGGAGTTCCGCACGAAGGGCCAACTCGCGATCGACCTGTGCACCCACGCGTACGCCGACGAGCTGACCTTCGACGTGATCTGCGGTGACGAGGTGTACGGCAACTGCACCGAGCCGCGGGGGTTCCTCGAATCCCGTGGACAGGCGTACGTGCTGCGGGTCGCCTCGACCTTCATGATCCAGATGCCGTCCGGTGACCGGCTGACCAGCGCGCAAGCCGTCACGGAACTGGCGGCGGGGTCCGGCCGCGGCTGGCATGTCCGCTCGGCCGACGCCGGGTCGAAGGGACATCGCTGGTACGCGTGGGCGTGGATCGCCACCGCCTCACCCCGGCACCACCTCCTCGTGCGCCGTCACCTGGCCACCGGGGAACTGGCGATGCACTACTGCCACGTGCCCGAGAGCAGCCGGCGGTCGTGTCGCGGCTGGTCCGCGCCGCCGGCCTGCGGTGGCCGGTCGAGAAATGCTTCGAGTTGGGCAAGGACCACCTCGGCCTGGACCAGTGCCAGGCCCGCACCCTCCACCACCCACAACCACCCGACCACGCCATCGACTGGTTCACCTGGCGACGACGCCACCAGACCCGCACCTGCTGGCACCACCAACTCGCCCGCCTCAACCGCGAATACGCCCTGGTCAACTAGCAACTGGCGGGCTGCCGTAGTAGCCCCTGATGCCTTCGCCGGTCGTCACCGTGCGCGAGGTCGATGGTCGCTGCCCGCGGCGTACCGGGACCAACAACGGCGTCGGCGGACGTGCCGGCCACGGTTGAGACCCCACACTGGCGGCTGCGGTACGCATCGGTGA
- a CDS encoding alpha/beta hydrolase, translating into MGLITVGKENSTPIELYYEDQGAGQPVVLIHGYPLNGHSWELQTRELLAAGYRVITYDRRGFGSSSKVGSGYDYDTFAADLNTVLETLDLRDVVLVGFSMGTGELARYVSRYGHQRVTKLAFLASLEPFLVARDDNPEGLPQKVFDGIEAAAKGDRYAWYMQFFSDFYNLDENLGSRISQETVTGSWNVAVSSAPVAAYAVVSSWIEDFREDVEAVRASGKPALILHGTADNILPIDATARRFRRALPDAEYVEIEGAPHGLLWTHAEEVNAVLRTFLG; encoded by the coding sequence ATGGGTCTCATCACCGTCGGGAAAGAGAACAGCACCCCGATCGAGCTGTACTACGAGGATCAGGGCGCAGGCCAGCCGGTTGTCCTCATCCACGGATATCCGCTCAACGGCCACAGTTGGGAGCTTCAGACGCGCGAGCTGCTTGCTGCCGGGTACCGGGTGATCACCTACGACCGACGCGGCTTCGGGAGCTCCTCGAAGGTTGGTTCCGGCTACGACTACGACACGTTCGCCGCTGACCTAAACACCGTGTTGGAGACGCTGGACCTGCGCGACGTCGTCCTGGTCGGCTTCTCGATGGGCACCGGTGAGCTGGCCCGCTACGTCTCGCGGTACGGCCACCAGCGGGTGACGAAGCTGGCGTTCCTCGCCTCGCTCGAACCGTTCCTGGTCGCCCGTGACGACAACCCAGAGGGCTTGCCGCAGAAGGTGTTTGACGGGATCGAGGCTGCGGCGAAAGGTGACCGATACGCCTGGTACATGCAGTTCTTCTCGGACTTCTACAACCTCGACGAGAACCTCGGCAGCCGGATCAGCCAGGAGACCGTCACCGGTAGTTGGAACGTAGCCGTCTCCAGCGCGCCGGTGGCGGCTTACGCCGTCGTGTCCTCCTGGATCGAGGACTTCCGCGAAGACGTCGAGGCGGTTCGTGCCAGTGGCAAACCGGCCCTGATCCTGCACGGCACCGCCGACAACATCCTCCCCATCGACGCCACCGCCCGGCGGTTCCGCCGGGCACTTCCCGACGCCGAGTACGTCGAGATCGAAGGCGCCCCACACGGGCTGCTCTGGACCCACGCCGAGGAGGTAAACGCCGTCCTGCGCACCTTTCTCGGCTGA
- a CDS encoding GPP34 family phosphoprotein, whose translation MGEKPMSARNDLLIVDDLMLLLMDDDGASIQSAGTLYYTLGGAVLTELALLNRIQTDDSGGLNGPRVTPAGEGPLPDPLLQSAYDTIAEKTQRVQPLLVTLGADLWQVVVDRLVARGLLRREETRVLRVFRSTRWPAADGEHEARLRARIRRILEAGEAPDPRTAAIIGLLFASGAMPSLRPPLPWTSTTVTRASEIACGHWGPEAVAIAVTRTAAAIVAASAAGMATTNR comes from the coding sequence ATGGGCGAAAAGCCGATGTCGGCACGTAACGACCTACTCATCGTCGACGACCTTATGCTGCTCCTAATGGACGACGACGGCGCGTCGATCCAGTCGGCGGGCACCCTGTACTACACGCTTGGGGGCGCGGTGCTCACCGAGCTCGCGCTGCTCAATCGGATTCAGACTGACGACTCCGGGGGGTTGAACGGCCCGCGGGTCACCCCGGCTGGTGAGGGTCCGCTGCCCGACCCGCTGCTGCAGTCGGCCTACGACACCATCGCCGAGAAGACGCAGCGGGTGCAGCCGTTGCTCGTCACGCTCGGCGCCGACCTGTGGCAGGTGGTGGTCGACCGGCTCGTGGCCCGCGGCCTCCTGCGGCGTGAGGAGACGCGGGTGCTGCGCGTGTTCCGCTCCACCAGGTGGCCCGCGGCCGACGGGGAGCACGAGGCGCGGCTGCGAGCGCGGATCCGTCGGATCCTGGAGGCCGGCGAAGCTCCCGATCCCCGCACCGCTGCGATCATCGGGCTGCTCTTCGCCAGCGGCGCCATGCCCTCGCTGCGGCCCCCGTTGCCCTGGACGTCGACGACGGTGACCCGGGCCAGCGAGATCGCCTGCGGCCATTGGGGACCCGAGGCGGTCGCCATCGCGGTGACGCGCACCGCGGCGGCGATCGTCGCAGCCAGTGCTGCCGGCATGGCCACTACCAACAGGTGA
- a CDS encoding PHB depolymerase family esterase has product MPALDQALESDQLRSDRLRRRRWPWIASCVALVLAVGVGVGVAVFQFGLPWWMGEGDRNHKYESDVGSQRYQVHLPPQYDGTTRLPVIMAIHGCGMSGYGWNSMKFTTQFNNLADREGFIVVYPTQRLFRNAVNCWNSADPREQHRYDGEPALLAGVARQVVEEYNADPDHVHVAGASSGAGTAVILAATYPDVFATATSVAGGEYGLNQVDPDDPGATPPDYTARQAWSQMGDRARQVPLLVIQGEEDDVVPPIVATRLVEHWIAVSDLIDDGLLNESLDLVEETATVPAEPGRHAYTRTTISTPDGTSVVESYLVRSMGHVWPGPAGDGLFTDGAGPDASAIVWDFVRRHPRGSPA; this is encoded by the coding sequence ATGCCCGCACTGGACCAGGCGCTCGAGTCCGATCAGCTGCGGTCCGACCGGCTTCGGCGGCGGCGATGGCCCTGGATCGCCTCCTGCGTCGCGCTGGTGCTCGCGGTCGGTGTCGGTGTCGGTGTCGCGGTCTTCCAGTTCGGCCTGCCATGGTGGATGGGGGAGGGAGATCGCAATCACAAGTACGAAAGCGACGTCGGCTCCCAGCGTTACCAGGTCCACCTACCGCCACAGTACGACGGCACCACCCGGTTGCCGGTGATCATGGCGATTCACGGGTGCGGGATGTCCGGGTACGGGTGGAACTCGATGAAGTTCACGACGCAGTTTAACAATTTGGCCGACCGCGAGGGCTTCATCGTGGTCTATCCCACGCAACGCCTGTTCCGCAACGCGGTCAACTGCTGGAACTCGGCTGATCCGCGGGAGCAGCACCGCTACGACGGAGAACCCGCGCTGCTCGCAGGCGTGGCTCGGCAGGTGGTCGAAGAGTACAACGCGGATCCGGACCACGTGCACGTCGCCGGCGCGTCCTCCGGGGCGGGGACCGCCGTCATCCTCGCGGCGACCTACCCCGACGTCTTCGCGACCGCGACGTCGGTCGCCGGTGGCGAGTATGGGCTGAACCAGGTGGACCCGGACGACCCCGGTGCCACACCGCCGGACTACACCGCACGTCAGGCGTGGTCCCAGATGGGCGACCGGGCGCGGCAGGTGCCGCTGCTCGTCATCCAGGGCGAGGAGGATGACGTCGTCCCACCAATCGTCGCAACTCGCCTCGTCGAGCACTGGATCGCGGTAAGTGACCTCATTGACGACGGTCTGCTAAACGAGAGTTTGGACCTTGTCGAAGAGACGGCGACGGTGCCTGCGGAACCGGGCAGGCATGCGTACACGCGCACCACCATCAGCACGCCCGACGGCACGTCTGTCGTCGAGTCGTACCTCGTCCGCAGTATGGGGCACGTCTGGCCAGGCCCTGCCGGTGACGGCCTCTTCACCGATGGCGCCGGCCCGGACGCCAGCGCCATCGTCTGGGACTTCGTCCGACGCCACCCGAGAGGATCACCGGCGTAA
- a CDS encoding reverse transcriptase domain-containing protein has protein sequence MQRQPRRWIEAEKAAPRPGPTPFHRRSYGFRPMRRAHDAIAKTRLLTSKSYEWIVEGDITACFDEIDHTALMDRVRDRIADRRVLALVKALLKAGILGEDGQPRATDTGTPRGSILSPLLSNVALSVLDEHFARIPSGPADATAVGRSWDLRR, from the coding sequence ATTCAGCGGCAACCGCGTCGGTGGATCGAGGCTGAGAAGGCGGCACCGCGCCCCGGTCCGACTCCATTCCACCGGCGCTCCTACGGGTTCCGCCCGATGCGCCGGGCTCATGACGCGATCGCCAAGACCCGTCTACTCACGTCCAAGAGCTACGAATGGATCGTGGAAGGCGACATCACGGCGTGCTTCGACGAGATCGACCACACGGCCCTGATGGACCGGGTGCGCGATCGGATCGCGGACAGACGCGTCCTGGCCCTGGTCAAGGCGTTGCTCAAAGCTGGCATCCTCGGTGAGGACGGCCAGCCGCGAGCCACCGACACCGGCACCCCGCGGGGATCGATCCTTTCGCCGCTGCTGAGCAACGTGGCCTTGTCGGTCCTGGACGAGCACTTCGCCCGGATCCCCAGCGGTCCCGCCGACGCGACGGCGGTTGGCAGGTCCTGGGACTTACGCCGGTGA
- a CDS encoding IS1380 family transposase, with translation MRIRQDAPVVRATFDDPNLVSCAGLVPVMRLAEQAGLHDAVADRVRLPTDKGANPAGKVATVVAGMLAGADSIDDLDIARHGGMRSLFGSVYAPSTLGSFLRTFTHGHVRQLQAAARDTLIGLTGRAPILTGADTLCFVDIDSMLRRVYGKQKQGIGFGHAKVGGYNVYLRGYNPLVATLSTPLSAPVIAATRLRSGNAGSSRGAATMIAEAITTARACGASGEIMVRADSAFYAKTVISGCRRRGVRFSVTCRIDPKIRAACDGIAADQWVDITYPQAVRDEDAGRWISDAQIAETTYTAFAGTRHEATARLIVRRVRRDDPQQIPGQDELLPTYRYHAVFTDSPYTLVQAEAQHRQHAIIEQVNADLIAGPLAHLPSGHFSANDAWLTCAAITHNLTRAAGHLAAGTWSTARPATIRTRIITVAARLAHRARTIHLHLPEYWPWQAAFDNLFTAVQPAPG, from the coding sequence GTGAGAATACGCCAGGACGCGCCGGTGGTGCGCGCGACGTTCGACGATCCGAATCTGGTGTCGTGTGCCGGTCTCGTTCCGGTGATGCGCCTGGCCGAGCAGGCCGGTCTGCATGACGCGGTCGCCGACCGGGTGCGGCTGCCGACGGACAAGGGCGCGAACCCCGCCGGGAAGGTCGCCACGGTCGTGGCGGGGATGCTCGCGGGCGCGGACAGCATCGACGACCTCGACATCGCCCGGCACGGTGGCATGCGGTCGCTGTTCGGCAGCGTGTACGCGCCGTCGACGCTCGGGTCGTTCCTGCGTACGTTCACCCACGGGCACGTACGGCAGTTACAGGCCGCCGCCCGCGACACCCTGATCGGTCTGACCGGCCGGGCACCGATCCTGACCGGCGCCGACACCCTGTGCTTCGTGGACATCGACTCCATGCTGCGGCGGGTGTACGGCAAGCAGAAGCAGGGCATCGGGTTCGGCCACGCCAAGGTCGGCGGCTACAACGTCTACCTGCGCGGCTACAACCCCCTGGTCGCGACGCTGTCCACCCCGCTGTCCGCGCCGGTGATCGCCGCCACGAGGCTGCGGTCGGGTAACGCCGGCTCGTCCCGGGGCGCCGCCACCATGATCGCCGAGGCCATCACGACCGCCCGGGCATGCGGCGCTTCGGGGGAGATCATGGTGCGAGCGGACTCGGCGTTCTACGCCAAGACGGTGATCAGCGGCTGCCGGCGTCGTGGCGTGCGGTTCTCGGTCACCTGCCGCATCGACCCGAAGATCCGCGCCGCGTGCGACGGCATCGCCGCCGACCAGTGGGTCGACATCACCTATCCGCAGGCCGTCCGGGACGAAGACGCCGGCCGGTGGATCTCCGACGCGCAGATCGCCGAAACCACGTACACCGCGTTCGCCGGCACCCGACACGAGGCGACCGCCCGGCTGATCGTGCGCCGCGTCCGCCGCGACGACCCGCAACAGATCCCCGGCCAGGACGAACTCCTACCGACCTACCGGTACCACGCCGTGTTCACCGACAGCCCGTACACCCTCGTACAGGCCGAAGCCCAGCACCGGCAACACGCGATCATCGAGCAGGTCAACGCCGACCTGATCGCCGGCCCCCTCGCCCACCTGCCCTCCGGACACTTCAGCGCCAACGACGCCTGGCTGACCTGCGCCGCGATCACGCACAACCTCACCCGCGCCGCCGGACACCTCGCCGCGGGCACCTGGTCGACCGCCAGACCCGCCACCATCCGGACCCGGATCATCACCGTCGCAGCCCGCCTCGCCCACCGGGCCCGCACCATCCACCTACACCTGCCCGAGTACTGGCCCTGGCAGGCGGCGTTCGACAACCTGTTCACCGCCGTCCAGCCGGCACCCGGCTGA
- a CDS encoding IS1380 family transposase encodes MSKSNGWDQRLVVASGGKGLVGHAGAVLLRRCADRTGLTGGLNKVLPRGKGPGWWDRGTVLVCLAVAIVLGATSMSDIGLLAHQSLVFAEPPSQATVRRAPAGLDEAGLRRVAKARAKVRARVWDLLAGRPQGFPWLAVAGKLLSGWVVIDLDATLITAHSDKQSAAATFKRGFGFHPLGAWCANTGESLAMLLRPGNAGSNTITDHIRVLGEAIVQLPVKYRRRILVRVDGAGATHDLLHHLEQMNRLWRTVRFTVGWTITDADEIAIAALPERAWDSSLRQDGTATDTAQVAELTGLNTRLGGWPAGLRLLARRTRPAARHAKKLTDLEKKTGWRYAIVATNIGRIGGVPGSHHPQWLDAPHRSHAGVEDQVRTNKAMGLRNLPSKSWTVNRGWILAANIAADLAAWTRLLGLHDQPDLAHAEPDTLRYRLLHLPAKLTTHARRRTLSIPDTWPWADAFLICWQRLHLPLTT; translated from the coding sequence GTGAGTAAGAGTAACGGTTGGGATCAACGGCTGGTCGTGGCCTCGGGCGGGAAGGGTTTGGTCGGTCACGCGGGTGCGGTCCTGCTGCGCCGGTGTGCGGACCGGACCGGGTTGACCGGTGGGTTGAACAAGGTGCTGCCGCGGGGGAAGGGGCCGGGCTGGTGGGATCGGGGCACGGTCCTGGTCTGCCTGGCGGTCGCGATCGTGCTCGGCGCGACGAGCATGTCCGACATCGGGCTGCTGGCGCATCAGTCTCTGGTGTTCGCCGAGCCGCCGTCGCAGGCCACTGTGCGTCGCGCCCCGGCGGGGCTGGACGAGGCCGGGCTGCGCCGCGTCGCCAAGGCACGGGCGAAGGTCCGGGCCCGGGTCTGGGATCTGCTCGCCGGTCGGCCGCAGGGTTTCCCCTGGCTTGCCGTGGCGGGCAAACTGCTGTCGGGGTGGGTGGTCATCGACCTGGACGCCACTTTGATCACCGCCCACAGCGACAAGCAGAGCGCGGCCGCGACGTTCAAGCGCGGGTTCGGGTTCCACCCGTTGGGGGCATGGTGCGCGAACACCGGCGAGAGCCTGGCCATGTTGCTGCGCCCGGGTAACGCCGGATCGAACACCATCACCGACCATATCCGGGTCCTCGGTGAGGCGATCGTCCAACTCCCCGTGAAGTACCGGCGCAGGATCCTCGTGCGGGTCGACGGCGCTGGAGCCACCCACGACCTGCTACACCACCTGGAGCAGATGAACCGGCTGTGGCGCACGGTGCGCTTCACCGTCGGATGGACAATCACCGACGCCGACGAGATCGCGATCGCCGCCCTGCCCGAGCGGGCCTGGGACAGCAGCCTGCGTCAGGACGGGACCGCCACCGACACCGCGCAGGTCGCCGAACTGACCGGCCTCAACACCCGCCTCGGCGGCTGGCCCGCCGGGCTGCGGCTGCTCGCGCGGCGCACCCGCCCGGCCGCCCGGCACGCCAAGAAACTCACCGACCTGGAGAAGAAGACCGGCTGGCGGTACGCGATCGTGGCCACCAACATCGGTCGGATCGGCGGCGTGCCCGGCTCGCACCACCCGCAGTGGCTCGACGCCCCGCACCGCTCCCACGCCGGCGTGGAAGACCAGGTACGAACGAACAAGGCCATGGGCCTGCGGAACTTGCCCAGCAAGTCCTGGACCGTCAACCGCGGCTGGATCCTCGCCGCGAACATCGCCGCCGACCTGGCCGCCTGGACCCGGCTACTCGGCCTGCACGACCAACCCGATCTCGCCCACGCCGAACCCGACACCCTGCGCTACCGGCTACTGCACCTACCCGCGAAACTCACCACCCACGCCCGCCGCCGAACACTGTCCATCCCCGACACCTGGCCCTGGGCCGACGCGTTCCTGATCTGCTGGCAACGCCTGCACCTGCCGCTGACCACCTGA
- a CDS encoding reverse transcriptase domain-containing protein, with protein MLRSAHYINNGYSWLVEGDIEGCFDEIRHSAVIERIRRRVADRKVINLCKVFLKAGLLTDLGRLERRVSGTPQGGANSPLFANLGVVRSGRADPGSLGGNVEIPHSAPTCTRRGSPPIDSFGTRMTSWSWCMQPESRRRPSASIRQRGLVPA; from the coding sequence TTGCTGAGATCAGCTCACTACATCAACAACGGCTACTCGTGGTTGGTCGAGGGCGACATCGAAGGCTGCTTCGACGAAATTCGGCACAGCGCCGTGATCGAACGCATCCGTCGACGCGTCGCCGATCGCAAGGTGATCAATCTGTGCAAGGTGTTTCTCAAGGCTGGTTTGCTTACCGATCTGGGACGACTCGAACGACGGGTGTCCGGCACGCCGCAGGGTGGTGCAAACAGCCCGCTGTTCGCCAACCTTGGCGTTGTCCGCTCTGGACGAGCCGATCCAGGCAGCCTGGGCGGCAACGTCGAAATACCGCACAGCGCTCCTACCTGCACTCGAAGGGGATCGCCACCTATCGACTCATTTGGTACTCGGATGACTTCGTGGTCATGGTGCATGCAACCCGAGAGCAGACGGAGGCCCTCAGCCTCGATTCGTCAGAGGGGTTTGGTCCCTGCCTGA
- a CDS encoding transposase family protein encodes MVDVPRELVQYVSRLLAAERRTRGTRTGARALTCFRQALMVLVWFRKGEDVALLGAGFGISRATAYRYLAEGITVLTTQAEDLHTALRRVADDGWSHVILDGKLFDCDRLTETTLSVKGETIDAWYSGKHRDFGANIQAVARPDGLPIWTSPAMPGHLHDLTCAQTLGVTAALNWAATELDLPTLADSGYEGAGQGIKTPVKQNTDGSRLAPDNRFYNRLLRSLRWQGERGFAILIGRWRTLRHTTASPRRIGDIVTAALHLTVNIQVVREE; translated from the coding sequence ATGGTCGACGTCCCCAGGGAACTCGTGCAGTACGTCAGCCGGCTGCTCGCCGCCGAACGCCGGACGCGCGGAACCCGTACCGGCGCCCGTGCCCTGACCTGCTTCCGCCAGGCGCTGATGGTGCTCGTCTGGTTCCGCAAGGGCGAGGACGTCGCGCTGCTCGGCGCCGGCTTCGGCATCTCACGGGCGACCGCCTACCGGTACCTCGCCGAGGGCATCACGGTCCTCACCACACAGGCCGAGGATCTCCACACCGCCCTGCGCCGGGTCGCCGACGACGGCTGGTCCCACGTCATCCTCGACGGCAAACTGTTCGACTGCGACCGGCTCACCGAGACCACCCTGTCCGTCAAAGGCGAAACGATCGACGCCTGGTACTCCGGAAAGCACCGCGACTTCGGCGCGAACATCCAGGCGGTCGCCCGCCCGGACGGACTGCCGATCTGGACCTCACCGGCGATGCCCGGACACCTGCACGACCTGACCTGCGCCCAGACCCTCGGTGTCACCGCAGCCCTGAACTGGGCCGCCACCGAACTGGACCTGCCCACCCTGGCCGACTCCGGCTACGAAGGCGCAGGCCAGGGCATCAAGACCCCGGTCAAGCAAAACACCGACGGCAGCCGACTCGCCCCCGACAACCGCTTCTACAACCGGCTGCTACGCAGCCTGCGCTGGCAGGGCGAACGCGGCTTCGCCATCCTGATCGGACGCTGGAGGACGCTCCGTCACACCACCGCCAGCCCACGCAGAATCGGCGACATCGTCACCGCAGCACTACACCTGACCGTAAACATTCAGGTGGTGCGCGAAGAGTGA
- a CDS encoding IS66 family transposase codes for MSVSEDLSREELISLARTQDARIAEQDAQIAELTAAYEALAVRLARVEHLLSRNSSNSSSPPSKDDDPGRTPPAARKKRDTPAGTRGRQRGAPGSNLAWSDAPDQRRDRFPEGSCGCGAELVDARDLGVVDRYQQVEVPLMTATLTQYDQHAVRCGCGKLHTAARPEGAGAGPVGYGPNLQAWAVYLMVVHFIPVQRCVQMLRSLTGATPSPGFVHGVLTRVAALTSEVDKRIRMLITLAYAVCCDETPLRVGPKKPRPGRKKAEKYLLVACTELWTHYQVGDRDLATFTAFVVKDLTGSVVVHDRYQNYDSAELGTLVHQLCCAHLLRDLDGAAEVYPDAVWPKQISDALRALIHETNTAREQNRPGIDPTVKAELLYRLHHGVLVGLSDTSTIGNRPGERKARLLLEVFRDRRADVLRFVDDLLVPPTSNQAERDLRPAKIQQKISGRLTSEQRTKDRYKILGYVSSAAKNGLDKMAVLRDAILGRPWMPNLPAPT; via the coding sequence GTGTCGGTGTCGGAGGATCTGTCTCGTGAAGAGTTGATCTCGCTGGCACGGACGCAGGACGCTCGGATTGCTGAGCAGGACGCGCAGATCGCGGAGTTGACGGCGGCGTACGAGGCGCTCGCGGTGCGGCTGGCGCGGGTCGAGCATCTGTTGTCGCGGAACTCGTCGAACTCGTCGTCTCCGCCGTCGAAGGATGATGATCCGGGGCGTACGCCACCTGCGGCGAGGAAGAAGCGGGACACCCCGGCGGGTACGCGGGGTAGGCAGCGGGGTGCGCCGGGGTCGAACCTGGCCTGGTCGGATGCTCCTGATCAGCGGCGGGACCGGTTCCCCGAGGGTAGTTGCGGGTGCGGCGCGGAGTTGGTGGACGCGCGGGATCTGGGTGTGGTGGACCGGTATCAGCAGGTCGAGGTTCCGTTGATGACCGCGACGCTGACCCAGTACGACCAGCATGCGGTGCGGTGTGGGTGCGGGAAGCTGCACACCGCGGCCCGGCCGGAAGGCGCGGGGGCCGGTCCGGTGGGGTACGGCCCGAACCTGCAGGCGTGGGCGGTCTATCTGATGGTCGTGCATTTCATCCCGGTGCAGCGGTGTGTACAGATGCTTCGGTCGCTGACCGGTGCGACACCGTCGCCGGGGTTCGTGCACGGCGTGCTGACCCGGGTCGCGGCGCTGACCAGCGAGGTCGACAAACGGATCCGCATGTTGATCACCCTGGCGTACGCGGTGTGCTGTGACGAGACGCCGCTGCGGGTCGGGCCAAAGAAACCGAGGCCGGGCCGGAAGAAGGCCGAGAAGTACCTGCTCGTGGCGTGTACCGAGTTGTGGACTCACTACCAGGTCGGTGACCGGGACCTGGCCACGTTCACGGCGTTCGTGGTCAAGGACCTGACCGGCTCGGTGGTCGTGCACGACCGGTACCAGAACTACGACTCGGCCGAGTTGGGCACGCTGGTCCACCAACTGTGTTGCGCTCACCTGTTACGTGATCTTGACGGTGCGGCCGAGGTGTACCCCGACGCGGTCTGGCCGAAGCAGATCTCCGACGCGCTGCGCGCGCTGATCCACGAGACGAACACGGCCCGTGAGCAGAACCGGCCGGGCATCGACCCCACAGTGAAGGCCGAGTTGCTGTACCGGCTGCACCACGGCGTGCTGGTCGGACTGTCCGACACCAGCACCATCGGCAACCGGCCGGGTGAGCGTAAAGCCCGCCTGCTGTTGGAAGTCTTCCGGGACCGACGTGCCGACGTGCTGCGCTTCGTTGACGACCTGTTGGTGCCGCCGACGTCGAACCAGGCCGAACGGGACCTGCGACCGGCGAAGATCCAGCAGAAGATCTCCGGGCGGCTCACCAGCGAGCAACGCACCAAGGATCGGTACAAGATCCTCGGCTACGTCTCCAGCGCGGCGAAGAACGGCCTCGACAAAATGGCCGTCCTGCGCGACGCCATCCTCGGACGACCCTGGATGCCGAACCTACCCGCACCCACCTGA